aaaaaattttaattaaaaattatttaataataataaaaaactttatttatgtaaaattataaatacattaaattatttttttttattcttcatctGAACCCTTCGATTTTTACCAGGCCTCTGAGTTTTActggtattattattacctCTACCTTTATTCCTTCCTTTGAAACCTTTCGCGTCTTTTCGCGGTCTCTGATAATCCGACATATCCGCAGAACTTTCACGCGTGTTCATTTTGCTCCCTCGTTTTTTTCCCCCGAACCCAAACTTGGAGTTCTTGATCTTCTGCTTACCGTTGATCCTCCTCTCAGCTTTGCTCTTATTCGACCCCCCAGTTTTCTTTTTGTCGTCAAGGAAATCCAAGTCCTTACGAACTCCCTTACGGAATTTCTTAACTTCATTgagcatttgttttttttccgCGTGTTTTTTCAGAGTCGCTTCTATCTGCATTTGCTTGCCGACTTTCCGTTGCTGTCTCAGCTGTCGGACTTTTTCTGAGCGCGCGACCGCCTGCTCCTTTATCTGCAGACTCTGCCGGATTTTCTGCATGTGCTCGTCAGCTTTGGCCATTTCCGCGTAGTAGTCCTCGGGTCTCACTGTAGGGATTCCCATTTTTTTTAGCCTGGGTATGGAGAA
Above is a window of Microplitis demolitor isolate Queensland-Clemson2020A chromosome 1, iyMicDemo2.1a, whole genome shotgun sequence DNA encoding:
- the LOC103580027 gene encoding probable rRNA-processing protein EBP2 homolog, which gives rise to MKRKSSHIEEEEEESDSEVDSEEELQDAFSKGLIKPGLNKVIEKETRKKNNDPELMKQILKKIKLDLPWIETLDVVNAPAPLAPELALQMHEQEERRAKQLQGNRKLQQLKPTEDPVINDFKRETMFHRQAQAAVMFSIPRLKKMGIPTVRPEDYYAEMAKADEHMQKIRQSLQIKEQAVARSEKVRQLRQQRKVGKQMQIEATLKKHAEKKQMLNEVKKFRKGVRKDLDFLDDKKKTGGSNKSKAERRINGKQKIKNSKFGFGGKKRGSKMNTRESSADMSDYQRPRKDAKGFKGRNKGRGNNNTSKTQRPGKNRRVQMKNKKK